From a single Mobula birostris isolate sMobBir1 chromosome 13, sMobBir1.hap1, whole genome shotgun sequence genomic region:
- the LOC140206747 gene encoding NACHT, LRR and PYD domains-containing protein 12-like isoform X3: MHLKDVRQKHMETLQEQTETLRVNTILMREKVKIFQLVDRHAELMVISTVRDRTLVEHELLARGRDHEEWRDKHLRREREKVRVDQLFKRSFLQKLKSSFYGKKYGISAAVAGVPGIGKTTMVQKIVYDWATGKIYKQFHFVFSFKFRDLNSITCRINLKELILHQYPYFGNILRQVWKNPKRLLFIFDSLDEFKHRINFADSQGDTETQDTCTDPEFKCKVSDIVYSLIQHKLLPGCSVLVTTRPAVLHLLERAEISVWAEILGFVGDERKEYFIRHFEDQTVAAAVFKHVEENEILYTMSYNPSYCWILALALGPFFTQRVRVPQRVPKTITQLYSYYIYNILKNHGREIENPRDVLLRVGQMALRGVFEKKIVFTDGDLINYSLQPSQFLSGFLKELLEREDSARCVVYTFPHLTIQDFVAAVAQFLNPHPGDILKFLTKAHNSTDWRFEVFLRFVAGLSSPMTARGLEEFLGPFPHETTCRVIDWVKEEVKRRSGNTWSEAGKRSLLNTLHYLFESQNRALAQAALESVETLSFSGMTLTPIDCAILSHVIRLCDTIKHLNLAGCHIQCEGIQRLGPGLHKCQELRLGENDLGDSGVKLVSAALRNPECKIQKLELDEVGLTGSGAEDLVSTLSTNPSLTELDLSANELGDSGVKLVSAVLRNPECKIQKLGLGAVGLTGSGAEDLVSTLSTNPSLTELDLSANKLGDSGVKLVSVALRKSECKIQKLELYRVGLTDSGAEDLASALGTNRSLRELNLSVNELKDLGVKLVSAALRNPECKIQKLGLWGVGLTDSGVEDLVSALITNPSLKELDLVFNSLTDRSIPALRRLIVNLPSLERIPLDQNRFSETGRKELRPLQGVRPGLTVIL, encoded by the exons ATGCATCTGAAAG ATGTTCGACAGAAACATATGGAGACTCTGCAGGaacaaactgaaacactgagagtgaacacgatcctgatgagggagaaggtgaagattttccagctggttgatcgacaCGCTGAGCTCAtggtcatttctactgttcgagatcggacactggtggaacatgagctgctggcaagaggcagagaccacgaggagtggagagacAAACATCTCCGCAGAGAGCGGGAAAAAGTCCGGGTGGATCAGTTATTCAAGAGGAGTTTTCTTCAAAAATTGAAGAGTTCTTTTTATGGAAAAAAATATGGGATTtcggcagcagtggccggagtcccagggatcgggaaaacaacaatggtacaaaagattgtttatgactgggccacgggGAAAATATACAAACAATTCCattttgtcttcagtttcaaattccgagATTTAAACTCCATTACCTGCAGAATAAACCTGAAAGAACTGATTCTGCATCAGTATCCCTACTTTGGGAATATCCTGAGAcaggtctggaagaacccaaaGAGGCTGTTGTTTATATTCGATAGTTTGGATGAATTCAAGCACAGAATCAATTTTGCTGACAGTCAGGGAGACACAGAAACTCAGGACACATGCACAGATCCTGAATTCAAGTGCAAGGTGTcggacattgtgtacagtttaatccagcacaagctgctcccagggtgttcagtgctggtgaccacccgtCCCGCTGTGTTACATTTATTGGAAAGGGCAGAGATCagtgtctgggctgaaatcctgggatttgttggtgatgaacggaaggaatatttcatcaggcattttgaagatcagacggtggcggcagctgttttcaaacacgtggaggagaacgagatcctgtacaccatgagctacaacccctcctactgctggatcctcgctctggcactgggccccttcttcacacaaagagtcagggtcccgcagcgagttcccaagaccataACCCAATtatattcctactatatttacaacatcctgaaaaaccatggccgtgagattgagaacccccgtgatgtgttactcagggttggtcagatggccctCAGAGGAGTATTCgagaagaagattgtgtttacagatggagatttgatcaactacagtctgcagccttcccagttcctgtccggattcctgaaggagcttttggagagagaggattctgcccggtgtgtggtgtacacattcccacacctcactaTCCAAGACTTTGTAGCTGCAGTCGCACAGTTCCTGAATCCACATCCAGGggatatcctgaaattcctcacaAAAGCCCACAACTCAACAGATTGGcgatttgaggtatttctccgttttgttgctggtctctcctccccaatgacagctcggggcctggaggagtttctgggtccatttcctcatgaaacaacctgccgggtgattgactgggtgaaggaggaggttaaacgccGGAGTGGAAACACATGGAGtgaagctggtaaaaggagcctcctgaacacattgcactacctgtttgagtctcagaatcgtgcattggctcaggccgcactggaatctgtggaaacactttcattcagtggaatgacactgaccccgattgactgcgcgatcctgtctcatgtcatcagactctgtgatacaataaaacacctcaatctggctggctgccacattcagtgtgaaggaatccagcggctgggacccgggctgcacaagtgccaggAGTTGAG acttggTGAGAATgacctgggagattcaggagtgaaactggtgtctgcggctctgaggaacccggagtgtaaaatacagaaactgga GTTGGATGAGGTCGGTCTCACAggttctggtgccgaggatctcgtctccactctcagtacaaacccatcactgacggagctggacCTGAGTGCTaatgaactgggagattcaggagtgaaactggtgtctgcagttctgaggaacccggagtgtaaaatacagaaactggg gctggggGCTGTCGGTCTCACAggttctggtgccgaggatctcgtctccactctcagtacaaacccatcactgacggagctggacCTGAGTgctaataaactgggagattcaggagtgaaactggtgtctgtgGCTCTGAGGAAAtcagagtgtaaaatacagaaactgga gctgtaccgtgtcggtctcacagattctggtgctgaGGATCTCGCCTCTGCTCTTGGTACAAACAGATCTCTGAGGGAGCTGAACCTGAGTGTTAATGAACTGAAAGATttaggagtgaaactggtgtctgcggctctgaggaatccggagtgtaaaatacagaaactggg gctgtggggtgtcggtctcacagattctggtgtcgaggatctcgtctccgctctcattacaaacccatcactgaaggagctggacctgGTATTCAACTCGCTGACAGACCGATCCATCCCCGCCCTCCGCCGGCTCATAGTAAACCTCCCGAGTCTGGAGCGGATCCC GCTGGACCAGAATCGGTTCAGTGAGACCGGGAGGAAGGAACTGAGACCTCTGCAGGGAGTCAGACCCGGACTGACAGTGATCCtgtga
- the LOC140206747 gene encoding NACHT, LRR and PYD domains-containing protein 12-like isoform X2, with translation MATDLNSAISTFLSNCDDHQLLQLTRFYMERLEQAIEEGVEGLGLMLTGEDHFTGREYHSVTELAGKGNRAGASKLLLDLVMEKGSGAWRVMWESFVKLHHHLPKLSRILDEIRERGDAQFAYLNTERGLSEVPMHLKDVRQKHMETLQEQTETLRVNTILMREKVKIFQLVDRHAELMVISTVRDRTLVEHELLARGRDHEEWRDKHLRREREKVRVDQLFKRSFLQKLKSSFYGKKYGISAAVAGVPGIGKTTMVQKIVYDWATGKIYKQFHFVFSFKFRDLNSITCRINLKELILHQYPYFGNILRQVWKNPKRLLFIFDSLDEFKHRINFADSQGDTETQDTCTDPEFKCKVSDIVYSLIQHKLLPGCSVLVTTRPAVLHLLERAEISVWAEILGFVGDERKEYFIRHFEDQTVAAAVFKHVEENEILYTMSYNPSYCWILALALGPFFTQRVRVPQRVPKTITQLYSYYIYNILKNHGREIENPRDVLLRVGQMALRGVFEKKIVFTDGDLINYSLQPSQFLSGFLKELLEREDSARCVVYTFPHLTIQDFVAAVAQFLNPHPGDILKFLTKAHNSTDWRFEVFLRFVAGLSSPMTARGLEEFLGPFPHETTCRVIDWVKEEVKRRSGNTWSEAGKRSLLNTLHYLFESQNRALAQAALESVETLSFSGMTLTPIDCAILSHVIRLCDTIKHLNLAGCHIQCEGIQRLGPGLHKCQELRLGENDLGDSGVKLVSAALRNPECKIQKLELDEVGLTGSGAEDLVSTLSTNPSLTELDLSANELGDSGVKLVSAVLRNPECKIQKLGLGAVGLTGSGAEDLVSTLSTNPSLTELDLSANKLGDSGVKLVSVALRKSECKIQKLELYRVGLTDSGAEDLASALGTNRSLRELNLSVNELKDLGVKLVSAALRNPECKIQKLGLWGVGLTDSGVEDLVSALITNPSLKELDLVFNSLTDRSIPALRRLIVNLPSLERIPLDQNRFSETGRKELRPLQGVRPGLTVIL, from the exons ATGGCTACAG ATCTGAACTCCGCAATCTCCACCTTCTTGTCAAATTGTGATGATCACCAACTGCTCCAGTTGACGAGATTCTACATGGAGCGACTGGAGCAGGCGATtgaagagggtgtggagggtctcggccttatGTTAACTGGCGAGGATCACTTCACCGGACGAGAGTATCAC AGCGTGACTGAGCTCGCAGGGAAGGGAAACCGAGCGGGTGCTTCCAAACTCCTCCTGGATCTGGTGATGGAGAAGGGCTCCGGGGCctggagggtgatgtgggaatcCTTCGTGAAACTACATCACCATTTACCGAAGCTGAGCAGAATATTGGATGAAATACGGGAACGTG GTGACGCCCAGTTCGCCTACCTGAACACAGAGCGGGGTTTATCTGAAGTGCCCATGCATCTGAAAG ATGTTCGACAGAAACATATGGAGACTCTGCAGGaacaaactgaaacactgagagtgaacacgatcctgatgagggagaaggtgaagattttccagctggttgatcgacaCGCTGAGCTCAtggtcatttctactgttcgagatcggacactggtggaacatgagctgctggcaagaggcagagaccacgaggagtggagagacAAACATCTCCGCAGAGAGCGGGAAAAAGTCCGGGTGGATCAGTTATTCAAGAGGAGTTTTCTTCAAAAATTGAAGAGTTCTTTTTATGGAAAAAAATATGGGATTtcggcagcagtggccggagtcccagggatcgggaaaacaacaatggtacaaaagattgtttatgactgggccacgggGAAAATATACAAACAATTCCattttgtcttcagtttcaaattccgagATTTAAACTCCATTACCTGCAGAATAAACCTGAAAGAACTGATTCTGCATCAGTATCCCTACTTTGGGAATATCCTGAGAcaggtctggaagaacccaaaGAGGCTGTTGTTTATATTCGATAGTTTGGATGAATTCAAGCACAGAATCAATTTTGCTGACAGTCAGGGAGACACAGAAACTCAGGACACATGCACAGATCCTGAATTCAAGTGCAAGGTGTcggacattgtgtacagtttaatccagcacaagctgctcccagggtgttcagtgctggtgaccacccgtCCCGCTGTGTTACATTTATTGGAAAGGGCAGAGATCagtgtctgggctgaaatcctgggatttgttggtgatgaacggaaggaatatttcatcaggcattttgaagatcagacggtggcggcagctgttttcaaacacgtggaggagaacgagatcctgtacaccatgagctacaacccctcctactgctggatcctcgctctggcactgggccccttcttcacacaaagagtcagggtcccgcagcgagttcccaagaccataACCCAATtatattcctactatatttacaacatcctgaaaaaccatggccgtgagattgagaacccccgtgatgtgttactcagggttggtcagatggccctCAGAGGAGTATTCgagaagaagattgtgtttacagatggagatttgatcaactacagtctgcagccttcccagttcctgtccggattcctgaaggagcttttggagagagaggattctgcccggtgtgtggtgtacacattcccacacctcactaTCCAAGACTTTGTAGCTGCAGTCGCACAGTTCCTGAATCCACATCCAGGggatatcctgaaattcctcacaAAAGCCCACAACTCAACAGATTGGcgatttgaggtatttctccgttttgttgctggtctctcctccccaatgacagctcggggcctggaggagtttctgggtccatttcctcatgaaacaacctgccgggtgattgactgggtgaaggaggaggttaaacgccGGAGTGGAAACACATGGAGtgaagctggtaaaaggagcctcctgaacacattgcactacctgtttgagtctcagaatcgtgcattggctcaggccgcactggaatctgtggaaacactttcattcagtggaatgacactgaccccgattgactgcgcgatcctgtctcatgtcatcagactctgtgatacaataaaacacctcaatctggctggctgccacattcagtgtgaaggaatccagcggctgggacccgggctgcacaagtgccaggAGTTGAG acttggTGAGAATgacctgggagattcaggagtgaaactggtgtctgcggctctgaggaacccggagtgtaaaatacagaaactgga GTTGGATGAGGTCGGTCTCACAggttctggtgccgaggatctcgtctccactctcagtacaaacccatcactgacggagctggacCTGAGTGCTaatgaactgggagattcaggagtgaaactggtgtctgcagttctgaggaacccggagtgtaaaatacagaaactggg gctggggGCTGTCGGTCTCACAggttctggtgccgaggatctcgtctccactctcagtacaaacccatcactgacggagctggacCTGAGTgctaataaactgggagattcaggagtgaaactggtgtctgtgGCTCTGAGGAAAtcagagtgtaaaatacagaaactgga gctgtaccgtgtcggtctcacagattctggtgctgaGGATCTCGCCTCTGCTCTTGGTACAAACAGATCTCTGAGGGAGCTGAACCTGAGTGTTAATGAACTGAAAGATttaggagtgaaactggtgtctgcggctctgaggaatccggagtgtaaaatacagaaactggg gctgtggggtgtcggtctcacagattctggtgtcgaggatctcgtctccgctctcattacaaacccatcactgaaggagctggacctgGTATTCAACTCGCTGACAGACCGATCCATCCCCGCCCTCCGCCGGCTCATAGTAAACCTCCCGAGTCTGGAGCGGATCCC GCTGGACCAGAATCGGTTCAGTGAGACCGGGAGGAAGGAACTGAGACCTCTGCAGGGAGTCAGACCCGGACTGACAGTGATCCtgtga
- the LOC140206747 gene encoding NACHT, LRR and PYD domains-containing protein 12-like isoform X1, protein MNMQIVVDQVDIMVDTDIVIQSVCSCAVLFHVLCLFTDLNSAISTFLSNCDDHQLLQLTRFYMERLEQAIEEGVEGLGLMLTGEDHFTGREYHSVTELAGKGNRAGASKLLLDLVMEKGSGAWRVMWESFVKLHHHLPKLSRILDEIRERGDAQFAYLNTERGLSEVPMHLKDVRQKHMETLQEQTETLRVNTILMREKVKIFQLVDRHAELMVISTVRDRTLVEHELLARGRDHEEWRDKHLRREREKVRVDQLFKRSFLQKLKSSFYGKKYGISAAVAGVPGIGKTTMVQKIVYDWATGKIYKQFHFVFSFKFRDLNSITCRINLKELILHQYPYFGNILRQVWKNPKRLLFIFDSLDEFKHRINFADSQGDTETQDTCTDPEFKCKVSDIVYSLIQHKLLPGCSVLVTTRPAVLHLLERAEISVWAEILGFVGDERKEYFIRHFEDQTVAAAVFKHVEENEILYTMSYNPSYCWILALALGPFFTQRVRVPQRVPKTITQLYSYYIYNILKNHGREIENPRDVLLRVGQMALRGVFEKKIVFTDGDLINYSLQPSQFLSGFLKELLEREDSARCVVYTFPHLTIQDFVAAVAQFLNPHPGDILKFLTKAHNSTDWRFEVFLRFVAGLSSPMTARGLEEFLGPFPHETTCRVIDWVKEEVKRRSGNTWSEAGKRSLLNTLHYLFESQNRALAQAALESVETLSFSGMTLTPIDCAILSHVIRLCDTIKHLNLAGCHIQCEGIQRLGPGLHKCQELRLGENDLGDSGVKLVSAALRNPECKIQKLELDEVGLTGSGAEDLVSTLSTNPSLTELDLSANELGDSGVKLVSAVLRNPECKIQKLGLGAVGLTGSGAEDLVSTLSTNPSLTELDLSANKLGDSGVKLVSVALRKSECKIQKLELYRVGLTDSGAEDLASALGTNRSLRELNLSVNELKDLGVKLVSAALRNPECKIQKLGLWGVGLTDSGVEDLVSALITNPSLKELDLVFNSLTDRSIPALRRLIVNLPSLERIPLDQNRFSETGRKELRPLQGVRPGLTVIL, encoded by the exons ATGAACATGCAGATAGTAGTGGATCAAGTTGACATCATGGTCGACACAGACATAGTGATACAAAGtgtgtgttcctgtgctgtactgttccatgttctatgtctgTTCACAGATCTGAACTCCGCAATCTCCACCTTCTTGTCAAATTGTGATGATCACCAACTGCTCCAGTTGACGAGATTCTACATGGAGCGACTGGAGCAGGCGATtgaagagggtgtggagggtctcggccttatGTTAACTGGCGAGGATCACTTCACCGGACGAGAGTATCAC AGCGTGACTGAGCTCGCAGGGAAGGGAAACCGAGCGGGTGCTTCCAAACTCCTCCTGGATCTGGTGATGGAGAAGGGCTCCGGGGCctggagggtgatgtgggaatcCTTCGTGAAACTACATCACCATTTACCGAAGCTGAGCAGAATATTGGATGAAATACGGGAACGTG GTGACGCCCAGTTCGCCTACCTGAACACAGAGCGGGGTTTATCTGAAGTGCCCATGCATCTGAAAG ATGTTCGACAGAAACATATGGAGACTCTGCAGGaacaaactgaaacactgagagtgaacacgatcctgatgagggagaaggtgaagattttccagctggttgatcgacaCGCTGAGCTCAtggtcatttctactgttcgagatcggacactggtggaacatgagctgctggcaagaggcagagaccacgaggagtggagagacAAACATCTCCGCAGAGAGCGGGAAAAAGTCCGGGTGGATCAGTTATTCAAGAGGAGTTTTCTTCAAAAATTGAAGAGTTCTTTTTATGGAAAAAAATATGGGATTtcggcagcagtggccggagtcccagggatcgggaaaacaacaatggtacaaaagattgtttatgactgggccacgggGAAAATATACAAACAATTCCattttgtcttcagtttcaaattccgagATTTAAACTCCATTACCTGCAGAATAAACCTGAAAGAACTGATTCTGCATCAGTATCCCTACTTTGGGAATATCCTGAGAcaggtctggaagaacccaaaGAGGCTGTTGTTTATATTCGATAGTTTGGATGAATTCAAGCACAGAATCAATTTTGCTGACAGTCAGGGAGACACAGAAACTCAGGACACATGCACAGATCCTGAATTCAAGTGCAAGGTGTcggacattgtgtacagtttaatccagcacaagctgctcccagggtgttcagtgctggtgaccacccgtCCCGCTGTGTTACATTTATTGGAAAGGGCAGAGATCagtgtctgggctgaaatcctgggatttgttggtgatgaacggaaggaatatttcatcaggcattttgaagatcagacggtggcggcagctgttttcaaacacgtggaggagaacgagatcctgtacaccatgagctacaacccctcctactgctggatcctcgctctggcactgggccccttcttcacacaaagagtcagggtcccgcagcgagttcccaagaccataACCCAATtatattcctactatatttacaacatcctgaaaaaccatggccgtgagattgagaacccccgtgatgtgttactcagggttggtcagatggccctCAGAGGAGTATTCgagaagaagattgtgtttacagatggagatttgatcaactacagtctgcagccttcccagttcctgtccggattcctgaaggagcttttggagagagaggattctgcccggtgtgtggtgtacacattcccacacctcactaTCCAAGACTTTGTAGCTGCAGTCGCACAGTTCCTGAATCCACATCCAGGggatatcctgaaattcctcacaAAAGCCCACAACTCAACAGATTGGcgatttgaggtatttctccgttttgttgctggtctctcctccccaatgacagctcggggcctggaggagtttctgggtccatttcctcatgaaacaacctgccgggtgattgactgggtgaaggaggaggttaaacgccGGAGTGGAAACACATGGAGtgaagctggtaaaaggagcctcctgaacacattgcactacctgtttgagtctcagaatcgtgcattggctcaggccgcactggaatctgtggaaacactttcattcagtggaatgacactgaccccgattgactgcgcgatcctgtctcatgtcatcagactctgtgatacaataaaacacctcaatctggctggctgccacattcagtgtgaaggaatccagcggctgggacccgggctgcacaagtgccaggAGTTGAG acttggTGAGAATgacctgggagattcaggagtgaaactggtgtctgcggctctgaggaacccggagtgtaaaatacagaaactgga GTTGGATGAGGTCGGTCTCACAggttctggtgccgaggatctcgtctccactctcagtacaaacccatcactgacggagctggacCTGAGTGCTaatgaactgggagattcaggagtgaaactggtgtctgcagttctgaggaacccggagtgtaaaatacagaaactggg gctggggGCTGTCGGTCTCACAggttctggtgccgaggatctcgtctccactctcagtacaaacccatcactgacggagctggacCTGAGTgctaataaactgggagattcaggagtgaaactggtgtctgtgGCTCTGAGGAAAtcagagtgtaaaatacagaaactgga gctgtaccgtgtcggtctcacagattctggtgctgaGGATCTCGCCTCTGCTCTTGGTACAAACAGATCTCTGAGGGAGCTGAACCTGAGTGTTAATGAACTGAAAGATttaggagtgaaactggtgtctgcggctctgaggaatccggagtgtaaaatacagaaactggg gctgtggggtgtcggtctcacagattctggtgtcgaggatctcgtctccgctctcattacaaacccatcactgaaggagctggacctgGTATTCAACTCGCTGACAGACCGATCCATCCCCGCCCTCCGCCGGCTCATAGTAAACCTCCCGAGTCTGGAGCGGATCCC GCTGGACCAGAATCGGTTCAGTGAGACCGGGAGGAAGGAACTGAGACCTCTGCAGGGAGTCAGACCCGGACTGACAGTGATCCtgtga